In the genome of Serratia symbiotica (Periphyllus acericola), one region contains:
- a CDS encoding YjaG family protein, which produces MLRNPIHLRLERLENWQHLTFMASLCERMYPNYQMFCQQTAFSDPAIYRRILDLVWETLVVKDAKVNFDSQLEKLEQAIPSAEDYDIYGVYPAIDACIALGELIHSRLSGETLEHAITISETSIRTVAMLEMTQAGREMTDDELKVLPAIAEEWDIQWEAFRLLADCEERNLYMIKGLRYDLREAAISNIGVNLA; this is translated from the coding sequence ATGCTACGTAACCCGATTCATCTACGTCTGGAAAGGTTGGAAAACTGGCAACATTTGACCTTTATGGCGAGTTTATGTGAGCGTATGTATCCAAATTACCAGATGTTCTGTCAGCAAACCGCGTTCAGCGATCCGGCAATTTACCGCCGCATTCTGGATTTGGTCTGGGAGACGTTGGTTGTCAAGGATGCCAAGGTCAACTTTGATAGTCAGCTAGAGAAGTTGGAACAGGCGATACCCTCCGCAGAAGATTACGATATTTATGGTGTTTACCCAGCGATCGACGCTTGTATCGCATTAGGGGAATTGATCCATTCACGTCTCAGCGGGGAAACGCTGGAGCACGCCATCACCATCAGCGAAACGTCAATTCGTACCGTGGCGATGCTAGAAATGACGCAGGCCGGTAGAGAAATGACAGACGATGAGTTAAAAGTTTTGCCTGCGATAGCGGAAGAATGGGACATCCAATGGGAAGCTTTTCGTCTGTTGGCCGATTGTGAAGAGCGTAATTTGTATATGATCAAAGGGTTGCGATATGACCTCCGAGAAGCCGCAATAAGCAATATTGGGGTGAATTTGGCGTAA
- the hupA gene encoding nucleoid-associated protein HU-alpha has translation MNKTQLIDVIADKADLSKAQAKLALESTLVAITESLKEGDAVQLVGFGTFKVNHRSERTGRNPQTGKEIKIAAANMPAFVSGKALKDAVK, from the coding sequence ATGAACAAGACTCAACTGATTGATGTAATCGCGGATAAGGCTGACCTTTCCAAGGCACAAGCTAAGCTGGCTCTGGAATCCACTTTGGTTGCTATTACTGAATCTCTGAAAGAAGGTGATGCAGTACAATTGGTTGGTTTCGGAACTTTCAAAGTAAACCATCGTAGCGAGCGCACTGGTCGCAACCCACAAACTGGGAAAGAAATTAAAATCGCTGCTGCCAACATGCCTGCGTTCGTTTCTGGCAAGGCACTAAAAGACGCAGTGAAGTAG
- a CDS encoding DUF1481 domain-containing protein, translating into MLVAAGIAVCPSACNFHPYIPRFTASGLVADQGVIRLWRKKDDEQHSAQVLLSVYSPYRRAGTVTRLV; encoded by the coding sequence ATGCTCGTGGCTGCAGGCATCGCTGTCTGCCCGAGTGCCTGCAACTTCCATCCCTATATCCCCCGCTTTACTGCCAGCGGCTTGGTGGCCGATCAGGGGGTCATTCGCCTGTGGCGTAAAAAAGATGACGAGCAGCATAGCGCACAGGTGTTGCTAAGCGTCTACAGCCCCTACCGCAGGGCTGGTACTGTCACCAGGCTTGTATGA
- a CDS encoding SymE family type I addiction module toxin gives MARADSASQSATTQARKSVVGYRTNCGKPNPTPQLTLKGRWLEPLGFTTGQKIEVLTEPGKLIIRIEPTPEDAA, from the coding sequence ATGGCTAGAGCAGATTCTGCGTCACAATCCGCCACAACCCAAGCGCGTAAAAGCGTGGTTGGTTACCGTACCAACTGCGGCAAGCCGAACCCGACGCCACAACTGACCCTCAAGGGGCGTTGGTTGGAGCCACTCGGTTTTACCACCGGGCAGAAGATCGAGGTGCTCACTGAACCGGGGAAGCTGATTATCCGCATCGAGCCAACCCCGGAGGACGCCGCATAA
- a CDS encoding helix-turn-helix transcriptional regulator — MQFPERLTTSRKARGLTQQTLANMTGVAVLQIRRYEGGNSEPTLDVIRRLAIALGVSADMLVFDEQERSPVGQLRYQFETISRMPQHEQDVIRELLDAMIIKNQVTGAVSPVTQGATKEES; from the coding sequence ATGCAGTTCCCTGAGCGGCTTACCACCTCGCGCAAGGCGCGTGGACTCACGCAGCAGACTCTTGCTAATATGACTGGCGTAGCGGTTTTACAGATCCGGCGCTATGAAGGCGGCAACTCAGAACCTACCTTAGATGTAATACGCAGGCTGGCGATTGCGCTCGGTGTCAGTGCAGACATGTTGGTTTTTGATGAACAGGAACGCAGCCCAGTTGGACAGCTACGTTACCAGTTCGAGACGATTTCACGGATGCCACAGCATGAGCAGGATGTGATCCGGGAGTTGCTGGACGCGATGATCATCAAGAACCAGGTTACGGGTGCCGTGAGTCCTGTTACGCAAGGAGCGACTAAAGAAGAGAGTTAA